From Toxorhynchites rutilus septentrionalis strain SRP chromosome 2, ASM2978413v1, whole genome shotgun sequence, a single genomic window includes:
- the LOC129770731 gene encoding uncharacterized protein LOC129770731 isoform X2, which translates to MAPPNNEFSSEVIVPREATKQDETVQQQQQSGKLAMDWETPGAQGLYDPQNEHEACGVGFIVSIEGKANHKILRDAQTLAIRMNHRGACACDNDTGDGAGVCTSIPHDLYRNDLASLGIKLPELGRYATGIFYLDKNTHEEAENDFNSLAESLGIQVICWRDVPTNQDAVGAVARKSEPLSRQVFIKADVDYDTFKRQIFVLRKRATHELQRPGRRFYICSLSTKTIVYKGLFTSDQLWEYYLDLQNPEFLTYLALVHTRFSTNTFPSWERAHPLRVLAHNGEINTLRGNVNLMKAREGVMKSELFGDELKKLYPVVEPNLSDSGSADCVLEFLAEVGNRSLPEAVMTMVPEAWQNDRTMSQEKRDFYHWSACVMEPWDGPALISFTDGRYIGAILDRNGLRPSRFYVTRDNLLIMASEVGVYDVDPKDVTLKSRLKPGRMLLVDTEQKSLIQDIELKSHIAKSRPHSEWLQQQITMDDIRREAAEKNFSIDLSGVLPSENSRGMMDPRLQLYGYTTETIHMLLLPMIKTKKEALGSMGNDAPLACLSAFQPLPYDYFKQLFAQVTNPPIDPFREKNIMSLQCPIGPQANLLYASPAQVHRIWLDNPILSIPDTEILKQNQHRGWKTKVIDITFPMKDGAEGFLTGLRRACTEAQNAANGGYQLLVLSDRTANKDRAPISALLALGAVHHYLIETRLRMKVGLIVETAEAREVHHICVLLGYGADAICPYLVFELAEALRDETVIDPSMSNDAIYKAYADAVETGILKVMAKMGISTLQSYKGAQIFEAVGVGADVIDFCFRGTQSRIGGVNLEVLALEGLERHDLVYGHHNADAKILRNPGQYHWRAGGESHINEPAAIAALQEASMNENKDAYARFRDTTHRSVQQCTLRGQLEFVKGRPKVNISEVEPASEIVKRFATGAMSFGSISLEAHSTLAITMNRIGGKSNTGEGGEDADRYLNQDPHHNRRSAIKQVASGRFGVTAAYIANADDLQIKMAQGAKPGEGGELPGYKVTHDIAKTRHSVAGVGLISPPPHHDIYSIEDLAELIYDLKCANPMARISVKLVSEVGVGVVASGVAKGKAEHVVISGHDGGTGASSWTGIKSAGLPWELGIAETHQVLVLNDLRSR; encoded by the exons GGCATCACTCGGCATAAAGTTACCGGAGCTAGGTCGCTATGCGACCGGTATTTTCTATTTGGATAAAAATACCCACGAAGAGGCCGAGAACGACTTCAATTCATTGGCTGAAAGTCTCGGAATACAGGTTATCTGCTGGCGAGATGTTCCTACCAATCAGGACGCCGTCGGCGCGGTCGCCCGTAAGAGTGAGCCGCTTTCCCGGCAGGTCTTCATTAAGGCCGATGTCGATTACGATACGTTCAAGCGGCAAATATTTGTGCTGCGCAAACGTGCGACCCATGAACTGCAACGTCCTGGACGTCGTTTCTACATCTGTTCACTTTCGACGAAAACAATCGTGTACAAGGGTCTCTTCACCTCGGACCAACTATGGGAATATTATCTGGACCTACAGAATCCGGAGTTTTTGACATACTTGGCACTGGTGCACACTCGCTTCAGTACAAACACCTTCCCCTCGTGGGAACGTGCTCATCCACTGCGAGTGCTGGCCCACAATGGAGAAATCAATACACTCCGTGGAAATGTTAACCTGATGAAGGCTCGTGAAGGTGTTATGAAGAGCGAACTATTTGgggatgaactgaagaagttgtaTCCCGTTGTCGAGCCGAATTTGTCCGACTCGGGCTCGGCTGATTGCGTGCTTGAGTTTTTGGCTGAAGTTGGCAACCGATCGCTTCCAGAG GCCGTTATGACCATGGTACCGGAAGCATGGCAGAACGATCGTACCATGTCGCAGGAGAAGCGCGATTTCTATCACTGGTCAGCGTGCGTCATGGAGCCCTGGGACGGACCAGCATTGATTTCATTCACCGATGGACGATACATTGGAGCAATTCTCGACCGGAACGGACTGCGACCCTCTCGGTTCTACGTGACGCGTGACAACCTGCTGATAATGGCATCGGAAGTTGGTGTATATGACGTTGATCCTAAAGACGTTACGCTAAAG agcCGTCTCAAGCCAGGCCGTATGCTGTTGGTTGACACCGAGCAAAAGTCGTTGATCCAGGACATCGAACTAAAGTCCCATATTGCTAAGTCACGTCCGCACTCCGAATGGCTGCAGCAACAG ATAACCATGGATGACATCCGACGTGAAGCTGCCGAAAAGAACTTCAGTATTGATCTGAGCGGTGTTTTGCCGAGCGAAAATAGCCGTGGCATGATGGATCCACGCTTGCAGCTGTATGGATATACCACTGAAACGATCCACATGCTGCTACTGCCAATGATCAAGACCAAGAAGGAAGCGCTCGGCTCGATGGGCAATGATGCCCCACTTGCCTGCCTGTCTGCATTCCAACCGTTACCGTACGATTACTTCAAGCAGTTGTTCGCCCAAGTTACCAATCCACCAATCGATCCATTTCG tgaaaaaaatatcatgtcCTTGCAATGCCCGATCGGACCGCAGGCAAATCTGCTGTACGCCTCTCCTGCCCAGGTGCATCGTATTTGGTTGGACAATCCTATCTTGAGTATTCCCGACACGGAGATTCTCAAACAAAATCAACACCGCGGATGGAAGACCAAGGTTATCGACATTACGTTCCCAATGAAGGATGGAGCGGAAGGTTTTCTCACTGGGTTGCGACGCGCTTGCACCGAGGCCCAAAATGCGGCCAATGGTGGATATCAGTTGCTGGTACTGTCCGATCGCACTGCCAACAAGGATCGGGCTCCGATATCGGCACTGCTTGCTCTGGGGGCCGTACATCATTATCTCATCGAAACCCGTCTACGTATGAAGGTGGGATTGATCGTCGAAACGGCTGAAGCACGAGAGGTACACCACATTTGTGTACTGTTGGGATACGGTGCCGATGCTATTTGTCCGTATCTTGTGTTCGAGCTGGCGGAAGCACTACGTGATGAAACCGTTATTGATCCATCTATGAGTAACGATGCGATCTACAAGGCATATGCGGACGCTGTTGAAACCGGTATTCTGAAAGTTATGGCAAAGATGGGTATCTCAACTCTGCAGTCTTACAAGGGTGCTCAGATATTCGAAGCCGTTGGTGTGGGTGCGGAtgtgattgatttttgtttccgGGGAACGCAATCCCGCATTGGTGGTGTAAATTTGGAGGTGCTTGCCTTAGAGGGTCTGGAGCGACATGATCTGGTTTATGGACATCACAACGCAGACGCGAAGATTCTCCGCAACCCTGGACAGTATCATTGGAGAGCTGGCGGCGAAAGTCATATCAATGAACCTGCGGCTATAGCAGCTCTTCAAGAGGCCTCGATGAATGAAAACAAAGACGCCTATGCCCGTTTTCGAGATACAACCCACAGGAGCGTGCAGCAATGCACTCTGAGGGGTCAGCTGGAGTTTGTGAAAGGTCGCCCAAAGGTCAATATATCCGAAGTTGAACCAGCTAGTGAGATCGTGAAACGCTTTGCCACTGGTGCGATGAGTTTTGGAAGTATTTCCTTGGAAGCTCATTCTACTCTTGCTATTACTATGAACCGTATTGGCGGAAAAAGTAACACAGGCGAGGGTGGTGAAGATGCCGATCGATATCTGAATCAAGATCCGCATCACAACAGACGATCAGCCATCAAGCAAGTAGCTTCGGGTCGCTTCGGCGTCACAGCGGCTTACATTGCCAATGCAGATGATCTGCAAATTAAAATGGCTCAAGGTGCCAAACCAGGCGAGGGTGGCGAGCTACCTGGTTACAAAGTTACGCACGACATTGCCAAGACGCGTCATTCCGTCGCTGGGGTAGGTCTCATTTCTCCTCCTCCACATCACGATATCTATTCCATCGAAGATTTGGCGGAATTGATATATGATTTGAAATGTGCCAACCCGATGGCTCGTATAAGCGTTAAACTTGTGTCAGAAGTGGGAGTCGGCGTCGTTGCGTCCGGAGTTGCAAAGGGAAAGGCCGAACATGTTGTCATTTCTGGTCATGACGGTGGTACTGGTGCCAGCTCATGGACCGGTATTAAATCAGCTGGACTGCCATGGGAGTTGGGCATCGCTGAAACTCATCAGGTGTTGGTTCTCAACGATTTGAGATCTAGGTGA